In the Sarcophilus harrisii chromosome 1, mSarHar1.11, whole genome shotgun sequence genome, one interval contains:
- the LOC100935579 gene encoding Ig heavy chain V region 914, with translation MSASTFPTLARIYLLGVLLSILPGSQAQVRLVETGGQITHEGQSVTLTCQASGFNFKDYAMSWHWSSTGSAKELVASISKDTGSYIEYRSRIKGRASIKRDNVAKTVSLTLNRLQKEDSGTYYCARLTLLEPRQRP, from the exons ATGTCTGCCAGCACCTTTCCCACTCTTGCCAGGATCTACCTTCTGGGTGTGCTCCTCTCCATTCTCCCAG GTTCCCAAGCCCAGGTGCGGCTAGTGGAGACAGGAGGACAAATCACACATGAAGGCCAGTCTGTGACCCTGACCTGCCAGGCCTCTGGCTTTAACTTCAAGGATTATGCCATGTCCTGGCACTGGAGCTCAACTGGGAGTGCCAAGGAGCTGGTGGCCAGCATCAGCAAGGATACTGGCAGTTACATAGAGTACCGCTCCAGGATTAAAGGCAGGGCTTCCATCAAGAGGGACAATGTGGCCAAAACTGTCTCTCTGACCTTGAACCGGCTTCAAAAGGAGGACTCAGGCACATACTACTGTGCCAGACTCACTCTGCTAGAGCCCAGGCAGAGACCTTAA